One Echeneis naucrates chromosome 16, fEcheNa1.1, whole genome shotgun sequence DNA window includes the following coding sequences:
- the rassf8a gene encoding ras association domain-containing protein 8: MELKVWVDGVQRVVCGVTEATTCQEVVIALAQAIGRTGRYTLVEKWRDTERHLAPHESPVASLNTWGQYAGDVQLILHRTGPSLTERPPSEGPTLRGPERGLHRQSLPPLAKLRHPNDRSLRRREPRRKSLTFTGAPRGLREILTGGRTGDAEVKRRFLLGNGGSHHHGGPAIGSTSPGLWACRMEDLVRLVGIQRETLSVLEKKLEAYEAELQAWAEGRGGRGGGFIGDPVGGGGLIEEIVRLEKHLRKNEVEMEEEEFWATELQIELESERQLEERLQELRGRLHGCELEIEEKLAMVQGVEAGLEEERLQRERQETQWVSEAEARAQVLRVKAELKAQERQAVQLESSCRAVDRSLGQNSKKLQDMQHELEQLTKELRQVNLQQFIKQTGTKVTVLPAEPAEEESNHNSHSIDLVPLTGSLKRPVSSHPMSSHLRVLNSPLSSGLNPEGIYV; encoded by the exons ATGGAGCTCAAGGTCTGGGTGGATGGAGTTCAGAGGGTCGTCTGTGGGGTCACTGAGGCAACCACTTGCCAGGAAGTTGTGATTGCACTTGCCCAGGCCATAG GTCGTACTGGGAGATACACTCTAGTGGAAAAATGGCGGGACACCGAGCGTCACTTAGCCCCTCACGAGAGCCCGGTGGCTTCTTTGAACACATGGGGCCAGTATGCTGGCGATGTCCAGCTGATCCTGCATCGCACTGGTCCCTCCTTGACAGAACGACCTCCCTCAGAAGGACCAACTCTTAGAGGACCAGAACGTGGGCTGCATCGCCAGAGCCTCCCTCCTCTTGCGAAGCTTCGTCATCCCAATGATCGCTCCCTCCGCCGTCGAGAACCACGCCGGAAGTCTCTCACATTCACTGGTGCACCCAGAGGCCTTAGGGAGATTTTGACTGGGGGGCGGACCGGGGACGCTGAAGTTAAACGAAGGTTTCTCCTGGGAAATGGTGGTAGTCACCATCACGGAGGCCCAGCCATCGGAAGCACATCTCCTGGCCTGTGGGCCTGCCGCATGGAAGATCTGGTTAGACTTGTTGGTATACAAAGAGAGACTCTCAGTGTACtggagaagaagctggaggCCTATGAGGCTGAGCTACAGGCCTGGGCTGAGGGGAGAGGGGGCCGCGGTGGAGGGTTCATTGGGGACCCAGTTGGCGGAGGAGGCCTAATAGAGGAGATTGTGAGATTAGAGAAGCATCTGAGGAAGAATGAagtggagatggaggaggaagaatttTGGGCAACTGAGCTGCAGATTGAATTGGAGAGTGAAAGACAGCTGGAAGAAAGACTACAAGAGCTACGGGGACGCCTTCATGGTTGTGAGCTGGAGATTGAAGAAAAGCTGGCAATGGTACAG GGTGTGGAGGCAGGTCTGGAAGAGGAGCGGCTCCAGAGGGAGCGGCAGGAGACCCAATGGGTCAGTGAGGCAGAAGCTCGAGCTCAGGTCCTCAGGGTTAAAGCTGAGCTGAAGGCCCAGGAGAGACAAGCTGTCCAGCTGGAGAGCAGCTGTAGGGCTGTGGACAGGTCCCTtggacaaaacagcaaaaaattgCAG GACATGCAGCATGAGCTGGAGCAGCTGACCAAGGAGCTGAGACAAGTTAACCTGCAGCAGTTCATCAAACAGACGGGCACCAAAGTCACAGTGCTGCCTGCAGAACCCGCTGAGGAGGAAAGTAACCACAACAGTCATAGTATAG ATTTAGTTCCCCTCACTGGCTCACTGAAGCGCCCTGTGTCGTCCCACCCGATGTCCAGTCACCTCCGAGTCCTCAACAGCCCTCTCAGCTCTGGCCTGAACCCAGAGGGGATCTATGTGTGA